A genomic region of Phragmites australis chromosome 2, lpPhrAust1.1, whole genome shotgun sequence contains the following coding sequences:
- the LOC133908694 gene encoding uncharacterized protein LOC133908694: MDPCAFVRLTVDHLLLKLPSVPRPNSGAGVHPSTSPCFCTLHLQDHPSSSRTASLPLASASGPAAAARAEPVVLSLDAEAVRRLSARPAELVVSVHAGHTGMNTCGMSAARALGRVRVAVDVARAAAGEAVVALDGWVDVGKPASGSSSSGSASARAQIHLVVRAEPDPRYVFQFGGEPECGPVVYQVPGGGASRGQRQPVFSCRFSAGRKASRSRSLTPQSSMTRSTSRRLRSWLSSTLHGDGRDVHARREQRKGWTVTIHDLSGSPVAAASMVTPFVPSPGSGRVSRANPGSWLILQATGAGPSSWKPWARLEAWRERGPVDALGYRLELVFDSGPHECAVPIAESSISTKRGGQFVIDPATFLEAAAGAAWPFAGGFVMGSTVEGEGRASRPTVQIGVQHVTCMGDVAVFVALSAAVDLCMDACKLFSQKLRKELCQDQDE, encoded by the exons ATGGACCCCTGCGCGTTCGTCCGCCTCACGGTGGACCACCTCCTCCTCAAGCTCCCCTCCGTGCCACGCCCCAACTCCGGCGCGGGAGTGCACCCCTCCACCTCGCCCTGCTTCTGCACGCTCCACCTGCAGGaccacccctcctcctcccggACCGCGTCGCTACCGCTGGCATCCGCATCGGGTCCCGCGGCAGCCGCTCGCGCCGAACCCGTCGTGCTCAGCCTAGACGCCGAGGCCGTGCGGCGGCTCTCGGCGCGCCCCGCCGAGCTCGTGGTGTCCGTGCACGCCGGCCACACGGGGATGAACACCTGCGGCATGAGCGCGGCCCGCGCGCTGGGGCGGGTGCGGGTGGCCGTGGAcgtggcgcgcgccgcggccggGGAGGCCGTCGTCGCCCTCGACGGGTGGGTTGACGTGGGGAAGCCGGCGTCGGGGTCGTCCTCCTCCGGCTCCGCTTCCGCGCGCGCGCAGATCCACTTGGTCGTGCGGGCCGAGCCCGACCCGCGGTACGTGTTCCAGTTCGGCGGCGAGCCGGAGTGCGGGCCCGTAGTGTACCAGGTGCCTGGAGGAGGCGCCAGCCGCGGGCAGCGGCAGCCGGTGTTCAGCTGCCGATTCAGCGCCGGCCGCAAGGCATCTAGGAGCAG ATCGCTGACGCCGCAATCGTCCATGACCCGGAGCACCAGCCGGAGGCTGCGGTCCTGGCTGAGCAGCACCCTCCACGGCGACGGCCGCGACGTGCACGCGCGCCGCGAGCAGCGCAAGGGCTGGACGGTGACCATCCACGACTTGTCCGGCTCCCCCGTGGCGGCAGCGTCCATGGTCACCCCATTCGTGCCGTCCCCGGGCTCCGGCCGCGTCTCCCGCGCCAACCCGGGCTCCTGGCTCATCCTCCAGGCCACGGGCGCGGGGCCGTCGAGCTGGAAGCCCTGGGCACGGCTGGAGGCGTGGCGCGAGCGCGGGCCCGTCGACGCGCTCGGGTACCGGCTCGAGCTGGTCTTCGACTCGGGCCCCCACGAGTGCGCCGTTCCCATCGCCGAGTCCTCCATCAGCACCAAGCGCGGCGGCCAGTTCGTCATCGACCCGGCCACGTTCCTcgaggccgccgccggcgccgcatGGCCGTTCGCCGGCGGGTTCGTCATGGGCTCCACGGTGGAGGGCGAGGGGCGGGCTAGCCGGCCCACCGTGCAGATCGGGGTGCAGCACGTGACGTGCATGGGCGACGTGGCGGTGTTCGTGGCGCTGTCCGCGGCCGTCGATCTCTGCATGGACGCATGCAAGCTCTTCTCGCAGAAGCTCAGGAAGGAGCTGTGCCAGGACCAAGACGAGTGA